From Klebsiella sp. RHBSTW-00484, the proteins below share one genomic window:
- the virB10 gene encoding VirB10/TraB/TrbI family type IV secretion system protein, whose product MTDKEEDLKTPAELEAEARERARAELAKGAPDDKPEPGQPIVVKHNKPKGKRTLIVGIISLILLIGLAAGGDYVMGLLKGSKEDTPDSDKQVSATPKGGTERRGMGQDTNPLGAFMQDSSADNKAGESDIPSVPPPPVAFSKASALAESGGSENTGQRSNTASQTGGSTRQQETGHTADSPQDLSYVQCKKILVKGADGKLHCPDGSDTPSDAGQGSDGVARITGVKRLNLDPNLYIPVDRYIPCSLMRRFVSDVAGKITCMISEDVYSANNFVRLIPAGTIARGVYRNGTLKHGQGRMFIAWTELRTPDAVQIPLIDSQVVGQLGEAGIDGWIDTHFWERFGNAMMLSMVQDVAAAAADSAPGKDRNTDYTENTRTAAAEMAKTTLDNSINIPPTMYRNQGDIIGIMTSTDIDFSGVYKLNMR is encoded by the coding sequence ATGACAGATAAAGAAGAAGACCTGAAGACCCCCGCAGAACTGGAAGCCGAAGCGCGTGAACGGGCGCGCGCAGAATTGGCCAAAGGTGCACCGGATGATAAACCGGAACCCGGTCAGCCGATTGTTGTTAAGCATAATAAGCCAAAAGGAAAGCGGACACTGATTGTCGGTATTATCAGCCTGATACTGCTGATAGGTCTGGCCGCTGGCGGCGACTATGTAATGGGGTTGTTAAAAGGCAGTAAAGAAGACACCCCGGATAGTGATAAACAGGTAAGCGCAACACCTAAAGGGGGGACGGAACGGCGTGGCATGGGGCAGGACACAAACCCACTGGGTGCGTTCATGCAAGATTCATCAGCAGATAATAAGGCCGGGGAAAGCGATATACCGTCAGTGCCACCGCCGCCAGTTGCATTCAGTAAGGCCAGTGCACTGGCCGAATCTGGCGGCTCAGAGAATACTGGCCAGCGCAGTAACACCGCCAGTCAAACCGGGGGATCAACGCGACAACAGGAAACTGGACATACCGCTGATTCTCCACAGGATTTATCCTACGTTCAATGCAAAAAAATACTGGTAAAAGGTGCTGATGGGAAATTGCATTGCCCGGATGGTAGCGATACACCTAGTGATGCAGGTCAGGGATCTGATGGTGTGGCCAGAATCACCGGAGTTAAACGCCTTAACCTTGATCCTAACCTCTATATCCCTGTAGACCGCTATATTCCCTGCTCGTTAATGCGCCGGTTCGTATCAGACGTTGCCGGTAAGATTACCTGCATGATTAGCGAAGACGTTTATAGCGCCAACAATTTTGTACGGCTGATCCCTGCCGGAACAATAGCGCGTGGCGTCTACCGTAACGGCACATTGAAGCACGGCCAGGGCAGAATGTTTATCGCCTGGACAGAACTGAGAACCCCGGATGCAGTCCAGATTCCCCTTATCGATTCACAGGTTGTTGGCCAACTCGGTGAAGCCGGAATCGATGGGTGGATTGATACTCACTTCTGGGAGCGATTTGGCAATGCCATGATGCTTAGTATGGTGCAAGACGTTGCCGCAGCAGCCGCCGATAGCGCACCAGGTAAAGACCGTAATACTGATTATACTGAAAATACCCGTACCGCTGCCGCTGAGATGGCCAAAACAACACTGGATAATAGTATTAACATCCCGCCAACCATGTACCGAAACCAGGGCGATATTATCGGAATAATGACCTCGACAGATATTGATTTTTCCGGTGTATATAAATTAAACATGAGATGA
- a CDS encoding type IV secretion system protein, which translates to MKIKKSLAACIISTVLFSSSAISGGIPVFDGVANVTDINQWIEKVAQWEKTVVHYKDQMSAYKEQLATATGIRDVQAFMNQAKNLTNDIKNLQQRGISLNDLLTNPGGAFTSELNGLYDKYKVFDSCNASASGTYLNSCKQMVLNQAVAVEETSDVQNKIADVLSDISQLSGRVEQSKDAKESQDLANVVAAKSVQLNALTSQWEMSVKQAELRANMLATQRQKAFAEQQLNAPVADLNNL; encoded by the coding sequence ATGAAAATTAAAAAGTCATTGGCCGCTTGTATTATTTCAACGGTCTTATTTTCTTCCAGCGCAATTAGTGGCGGAATCCCTGTATTTGATGGCGTTGCAAATGTCACTGATATTAATCAGTGGATTGAAAAGGTAGCACAATGGGAAAAAACCGTAGTGCATTATAAAGATCAAATGAGCGCCTATAAGGAGCAACTTGCAACAGCTACCGGCATTCGTGACGTTCAGGCATTTATGAATCAGGCAAAAAACCTCACTAATGACATTAAGAACCTACAACAGCGGGGTATTTCTCTTAATGACCTCCTGACGAATCCGGGTGGTGCATTTACTTCTGAACTCAATGGCCTTTACGACAAATACAAAGTGTTTGATAGCTGTAACGCCAGCGCCTCCGGCACCTATCTTAATAGCTGTAAACAGATGGTGTTGAACCAGGCCGTAGCCGTCGAGGAAACCTCTGATGTACAGAATAAGATCGCAGACGTTCTTAGTGATATTTCACAGCTATCTGGCCGAGTAGAGCAGTCTAAGGATGCAAAGGAATCGCAAGACCTGGCTAACGTAGTTGCTGCAAAAAGCGTTCAGCTTAATGCCCTGACATCACAGTGGGAGATGTCAGTTAAGCAAGCTGAATTACGTGCTAACATGTTAGCGACACAAAGGCAGAAAGCCTTTGCCGAGCAGCAACTGAATGCACCAGTAGCTGATCTTAATAACTTATAG
- a CDS encoding virB8 family protein has translation MSELAKSINASRQFETVMLEKSERITKLAWFLTAFFGFLTVMAIAAIIIMLPLKQTELELYTLDKQTGRVEYVTRVKDRDISSQEALAKAFAANYVTLREGYNYFALQNDYDTTQLFNSENVNREYLAWFNSTSAPDVIYEKAAYVVKVEIISNVHAKATDPDRLAMLRIKRTIRRIANGSEKTDYWNIRLTYRYLPRNELTSAQREANPLGFIITSYQRDKELRTE, from the coding sequence ATGTCTGAATTAGCGAAATCCATCAATGCCTCACGTCAGTTTGAAACGGTCATGCTCGAAAAATCAGAGCGTATTACAAAACTAGCCTGGTTCCTCACTGCGTTTTTTGGTTTCTTAACTGTGATGGCCATAGCGGCAATTATAATTATGTTGCCACTTAAACAGACCGAATTAGAACTATATACACTCGACAAACAAACAGGCCGAGTGGAATACGTCACCAGAGTTAAAGACCGTGATATTTCTTCACAAGAGGCTTTAGCTAAAGCGTTTGCAGCCAACTACGTCACACTTCGTGAAGGTTATAATTACTTTGCTTTACAGAATGATTATGACACCACGCAATTATTTAATAGTGAGAATGTAAACCGCGAATATTTAGCCTGGTTTAATAGCACATCTGCACCTGATGTTATTTACGAAAAAGCGGCTTATGTAGTAAAGGTCGAAATTATTTCTAATGTCCACGCAAAAGCAACAGACCCGGACAGGCTGGCCATGTTGCGCATTAAGCGCACGATACGCCGCATTGCAAACGGTTCGGAGAAGACGGATTACTGGAACATCCGCCTGACATACCGCTATTTACCTCGCAATGAACTGACATCTGCACAGCGCGAAGCTAACCCGCTTGGTTTCATCATTACCAGCTATCAGCGCGATAAAGAATTAAGGACGGAATAA
- a CDS encoding cag pathogenicity island Cag12 family protein: MPQCKFLYAATLVAVLSGCSSPPEPVQPEWDKAPASMNTSLPHWEENGVVVPAASVTGHWSQHITNFDPDEVYPPGVWYAVVHSPNIIVNAASGAQYFAAKAWLRSHGSKAVVSFTPKSSGCLTCSVTDIYFYR, encoded by the coding sequence ATGCCTCAATGTAAATTCCTCTACGCGGCCACATTGGTGGCTGTGCTGTCCGGGTGTTCCTCCCCACCGGAACCCGTACAACCTGAATGGGACAAAGCACCGGCATCGATGAACACCAGTTTGCCCCACTGGGAAGAAAATGGTGTTGTGGTTCCAGCGGCCAGCGTAACAGGCCACTGGTCGCAACATATAACCAATTTCGACCCCGATGAGGTTTACCCTCCGGGAGTTTGGTATGCGGTTGTTCATTCGCCAAACATCATCGTGAATGCCGCCAGCGGCGCACAATATTTTGCTGCAAAAGCCTGGTTGAGAAGCCACGGCTCTAAAGCCGTTGTTTCATTTACGCCCAAAAGCAGCGGCTGTCTTACCTGTTCTGTCACCGATATTTACTTTTATCGCTAA
- the virB9 gene encoding P-type conjugative transfer protein VirB9 yields MNMKLLTVALLLASCSTWGAALPKGSSYDSHMQNVSYNSQNTTIINTRAGFVSTLVFDDDEQVIDAQAGFEKGWTITTAANRVNIRPAPITQPVTDADGKTAKQVFLPTSKDWKTNLFVTTSKRYYSMVLNVIDDGSPEHGIAFVVRYQYPADMRKQSESARLARAAELQEKQDKERIDTAFMKATAPRNWDYTKRVASGSEMIAPDFAYDDGRFTYLGFSPQKSIPSPFVIVNSKEQVITPTFIKQGNYKVMIVRSLSPRFVLRYGDAVVGIENAGFGKVKIANGDTVSPSVTLETKQ; encoded by the coding sequence ATGAATATGAAGCTCCTTACTGTGGCTCTATTACTTGCCTCATGTTCAACCTGGGGAGCGGCACTCCCCAAAGGCAGTTCTTACGATAGCCACATGCAAAACGTGTCCTATAACAGCCAGAACACGACCATTATCAATACCCGCGCCGGTTTCGTTTCGACACTCGTTTTTGACGATGATGAGCAGGTAATCGATGCACAGGCAGGCTTTGAGAAAGGCTGGACGATAACTACAGCAGCTAACCGGGTAAATATCCGTCCAGCCCCGATCACTCAACCCGTCACGGACGCAGACGGTAAAACCGCGAAGCAGGTTTTTTTACCCACATCTAAGGACTGGAAAACAAACCTGTTTGTGACCACCTCGAAGCGGTACTACAGCATGGTACTTAACGTGATCGATGATGGAAGCCCGGAACATGGTATCGCTTTTGTTGTGCGTTATCAGTACCCCGCTGATATGCGCAAACAATCGGAGTCGGCGCGACTGGCCAGAGCTGCGGAGTTGCAGGAAAAACAGGATAAAGAGCGTATCGATACAGCTTTCATGAAGGCCACCGCCCCCCGTAACTGGGACTACACCAAACGGGTGGCCAGCGGCTCAGAAATGATTGCACCGGACTTCGCGTATGACGACGGCCGCTTTACTTATCTTGGTTTTTCACCGCAAAAATCCATCCCTTCCCCGTTCGTTATCGTGAACAGCAAAGAGCAGGTCATCACGCCAACGTTCATTAAACAGGGGAATTACAAAGTGATGATCGTGCGCTCATTATCACCGCGCTTTGTCCTTCGCTATGGCGATGCCGTGGTTGGAATAGAAAACGCCGGATTTGGAAAAGTAAAAATCGCGAACGGTGACACTGTTTCGCCGTCTGTCACCCTGGAGACAAAACAATGA
- a CDS encoding conjugal transfer protein: MKNIAIAAALLCLSAGFSAPTFAADPCEVVLCMFGKVTGNSGGSECSSAERSFFKINAFKKKGRFDPSKTSNMRKEFLGECKAADPEAIAKIISQFGRIRG, from the coding sequence ATGAAAAATATCGCTATCGCGGCGGCACTGCTGTGCCTGTCTGCTGGTTTTTCTGCTCCTACTTTCGCTGCTGATCCCTGCGAAGTCGTGTTGTGTATGTTCGGCAAAGTAACGGGTAACAGCGGTGGCAGTGAATGCAGCAGCGCCGAAAGATCCTTTTTCAAGATTAACGCTTTCAAAAAGAAAGGCCGGTTTGACCCCTCGAAAACATCAAACATGCGTAAGGAGTTTCTCGGGGAATGTAAAGCCGCAGATCCAGAGGCCATCGCCAAAATCATCAGCCAATTTGGACGAATCAGGGGGTAG
- the virB11 gene encoding P-type DNA transfer ATPase VirB11, with translation MKQEENLSLEYMRDSIFGDYLAIDGLTEIAINRPGELHTKIRGRWEMHDSPVTLAQCQAFAKALAVWNDDNIDDTSPILSATLASGERCQVIIPSACERNTVSITVRKPDFYQRTHQSYIDGGFYNRVTGTEKVQSKDDELAEIYKSGNIPLFMEKVIECGKSVFIVGETGSGKTTYMKMLLHYIPIYLRLITIEDNPEVKFYHHKNYVHLYYPADAGEDAIVTPARLIRSCYRMNPDRILLAEVRGGEAWDCLKIIGSGHEGLVTSLHAGNPKDCITGIIDRCYENAACKGMPYDVLLRKVLNCVDVIVSVDIHGDIRRMGDVYFKPLHLAEIKESFGYASM, from the coding sequence ATGAAACAGGAAGAAAACCTCTCTCTTGAATATATGCGTGACAGTATATTTGGAGATTATCTTGCAATTGACGGGTTAACAGAAATTGCCATTAATCGCCCCGGAGAGCTTCACACTAAAATCAGGGGGAGGTGGGAGATGCACGACTCCCCTGTGACCCTGGCTCAGTGCCAGGCGTTTGCTAAGGCTCTCGCCGTCTGGAATGACGATAACATTGATGATACCAGCCCTATCCTGTCCGCTACGCTGGCATCAGGGGAGCGCTGCCAGGTTATTATCCCTTCAGCCTGTGAGCGCAACACCGTTTCAATCACCGTGCGTAAACCTGATTTTTATCAGCGAACGCATCAATCATATATAGACGGCGGTTTCTATAACCGTGTAACAGGAACAGAAAAGGTTCAAAGTAAAGATGATGAACTCGCGGAAATTTATAAATCTGGAAATATTCCGTTATTCATGGAAAAAGTAATTGAGTGCGGGAAGTCTGTATTTATTGTCGGTGAAACTGGCTCAGGTAAAACAACCTATATGAAAATGCTTTTGCATTACATTCCAATATATCTGCGCTTAATTACTATCGAAGACAACCCTGAAGTTAAATTCTATCACCATAAAAATTATGTCCACCTGTATTACCCGGCTGACGCCGGTGAAGATGCGATTGTTACCCCGGCACGGCTTATCCGTTCCTGTTATCGCATGAACCCGGATCGCATCCTGCTGGCTGAAGTACGCGGTGGTGAGGCATGGGATTGCCTCAAGATTATCGGATCTGGCCACGAAGGGCTTGTAACTTCGCTTCACGCCGGTAATCCCAAAGACTGTATCACCGGCATCATCGACCGCTGCTATGAGAACGCCGCTTGTAAGGGAATGCCGTATGACGTGCTGTTACGTAAGGTACTCAACTGCGTTGACGTAATAGTGAGTGTCGATATTCACGGTGATATTCGCCGTATGGGCGATGTTTACTTTAAACCCCTGCACCTTGCAGAAATAAAGGAGAGCTTTGGCTATGCCTCAATGTAA
- a CDS encoding EexN family lipoprotein gives MHKKAKLIMILSMLTLLAACKEEKSESWYKQHPDETYEVYSQCLKDGEASDNCEFSYRAALMFARAGNPGVKDKFENLFAKKEEMRRKVTTQ, from the coding sequence ATGCATAAAAAAGCCAAATTAATAATGATTTTATCCATGTTAACGCTACTTGCTGCATGTAAAGAAGAAAAATCAGAATCGTGGTACAAGCAACATCCAGATGAAACCTATGAAGTATATTCACAATGTTTGAAAGATGGAGAAGCCAGTGATAATTGTGAGTTTTCTTATAGGGCAGCATTGATGTTTGCCAGAGCTGGCAATCCGGGTGTTAAAGATAAATTCGAAAATCTTTTCGCTAAAAAAGAAGAGATGAGAAGAAAAGTTACGACTCAATAA
- a CDS encoding type IV secretion system protein — protein MSGGVFVGMNNTIMGGLNAVLEGQTSVYGSMISVIAVSSFTVFIMFRGYQTLAGKLQTPFEDVAWDFGRLLLILMFVLNLGGWLDLTISAIDGLKNGVSGSDNVWTLLDTVWNKAQALGQTLYEKDDSTYVKFNGGLAEGLVWGGSIFVLIVSTIVNLLAEITILLMCTTAPIFIFCLSYGFLKPMFNNWLQTIFAAILTIMFSALFVRIAINYINKILDVAVTTSNESNMVTLAAQCLLAGIGAGVIVWFSAKIAHALSGVAVQGVMQGVAKAGGSSVGSKFTNAARSGSGAIGDRAANNLQSGGSASPTQRTGGTNAAWERRSASISTIQRMNQQRR, from the coding sequence ATGTCAGGTGGTGTATTTGTTGGAATGAATAACACCATCATGGGAGGTCTTAATGCCGTATTAGAGGGTCAAACTTCCGTATACGGCTCCATGATTAGTGTTATTGCAGTGAGTTCCTTTACTGTATTCATAATGTTCCGTGGTTATCAAACGTTAGCAGGTAAACTTCAAACACCCTTTGAAGATGTGGCTTGGGATTTTGGACGCCTGCTGTTGATTTTAATGTTTGTTTTAAATCTTGGTGGCTGGCTCGATTTGACCATATCAGCTATTGATGGTTTGAAAAATGGAGTGAGTGGAAGTGATAACGTATGGACGTTATTAGATACCGTATGGAATAAAGCACAGGCGCTAGGTCAAACGCTATACGAAAAAGACGATTCAACATATGTGAAATTTAATGGAGGGTTAGCCGAGGGATTAGTTTGGGGAGGTTCAATATTTGTACTTATTGTTTCAACTATAGTTAACCTCCTTGCTGAAATAACAATATTATTGATGTGCACCACCGCGCCTATATTTATTTTTTGTTTATCCTATGGTTTTCTAAAGCCAATGTTTAATAATTGGTTGCAAACCATATTTGCAGCAATATTAACGATAATGTTCTCGGCGTTATTTGTAAGGATAGCAATTAATTATATAAATAAGATATTGGATGTTGCAGTAACAACATCCAATGAAAGTAACATGGTTACTCTTGCGGCTCAGTGTTTACTCGCCGGTATTGGTGCAGGTGTCATTGTCTGGTTCTCTGCCAAAATAGCTCATGCGTTGAGTGGCGTAGCCGTTCAGGGTGTCATGCAAGGCGTTGCAAAGGCTGGGGGTAGCTCTGTAGGTAGTAAGTTCACAAATGCTGCCAGAAGCGGTTCAGGTGCCATTGGCGACCGGGCAGCGAATAACCTTCAATCCGGTGGCTCTGCCAGTCCAACGCAAAGGACTGGAGGGACTAACGCGGCATGGGAACGCCGATCCGCATCAATTAGCACTATCCAACGTATGAATCAGCAACGCCGCTAA